In one window of Dermochelys coriacea isolate rDerCor1 chromosome 3, rDerCor1.pri.v4, whole genome shotgun sequence DNA:
- the SLC29A1 gene encoding equilibrative nucleoside transporter 1: MMTSSGPSDRYKAVWLIFFTLGLGTLLPWNFFMTATRYFTNRLGDPQNVSSLEPLAGLNSTDKGQEPPPTYLQARFNNFMTLCAMLPLLIFTCLNSFLHQRVPQKVRVLGSLVAILLVFMMTAALVKIPLEPLPFFVITVVKIILINSFGAILQGSLFGLAGLLPVSYTAPIMSGQGMAGTFAALAMICAIASGSLLEDSAFGYFITACVVILLAIGSYILLPHLDFFRYHLMKDKNEYRVHERHAELETRIDLIKKDEPNGVEQRYPNNTAPQVPSQKPSVFSIFKKIWGMALSVCFVFTVTIGVFPAVTAEVKSTIAGSSKWEMYFIPVSCFLMFNIFDWLGRSLTAVCLWPGKDSWLLPFMVAARMVFIPLFMLCNVQPRSHIPVFFHHDAWYISFIILFSISNGYLASLCMCFGPKKVPAHEAETAGAVMAFFLSLGLALGAMSSFLFRTVI; this comes from the exons ATGATGACGAGCAGCGGTCCCTCAGACAG GTATAAAGCCGTCTGGTTAATCTTCTTCACACTCGGCCTGGGGACACTGCTGCCATGGAATTTCTTCATGACAGCCACCAGG TATTTCACCAACCGCCTTGGGGATCCCCAGAACGTTTCCTCCCTGGAGCCCCTCGCTGGGCTGAACAGCACAGACAAGGGCCAGGAGCCTCCCCCCACCTACCTGCAGGCCAGGTTCAACAATTTCATGACGCTCTGTGCCATGCTACCCCTGCTCATCTTCACCTGCCTCAACTCCTTCCTCCACCAGAG GGTACCCCAGAAAGTCCGTGTCCTGGGCAGCCTGGTTGCCATCCTGCTGGTCTTCATGATGACGGCTGCCTTGGTAAAGATTCCCCTGGAGCCCCTCCCCTTCTTCGTCATCACTGTGGTCAAGATCATCCTCATCAATT CCTTTGGTGCCATCCTCCAGGGCAGCCTCTTtggattggcagggctgctgcctgtcagCTACACAGCCCCTATCATGAGCGGGCAGGGCATGGCAGGGACCTTCGCAGCTCTGGCCATGATCTGCGCTATCGCCA GTGGCTCATTGCTGGAAGACAGCGCCTTCGGCTACTTCATCACAGCCTGCGTGGTGATCCTGCTGGCCATCGGCTCCTACATCCTGCTGCCCCATCTG GACTTCTTCCGTTACCACTTGATGAAGGACAAGAATGAGTATCGGGTCCACGAGAGGCATGCTGAGCTGGAGACCAGGATCGACCTGATCAAGAAAG ACGAGCCCAATGGGGTGGAACAGAGGTACCCGAACAACACAGCCCCCCAAGTTCCCAGCCAGAAGCCCTCCGTCTTCAGCATCTTTAAGAAG ATCTGGGGCATGGCTCTGTCAGTCTGCTTCGTCTTCACTGTCACCATTGGGGTCTTCCCGGCAGTCACTGCCGAGGTGAAGTCCACGATCGCCGGAAGCAGCAAGTGGG AGATGTACTTCATCCCTGTCTCCTGTTTCCTGATGTTTAATATCTTCGACTGGCTGGGACGGAGCCTCACAGCTGTCTGCTTGTGG CCTGGGAAAGACAGCTGGCTCCTGCCCTTCATGGTGGCTGCCCGTATGGTCTTCATCCCCCTCTTCATGCTATGCAACGTGCAGCCCCGCAGCCACATACCCGTTTTCTTTCACCATGACGCCTGGTACATCAGCTTCATCATCCTCTTCTCCATCTCCAACGGCTACCTGGCCAGCCTCTGCATGTGCTTCGGGCCCAA gaaGGTGCCCGCCCATGAAGCCGAGACGGCCGGAGCCGTCATGGCCTTTTTCCTCTCGCTGGGCCTGGCGCTGGGAGCCATGTCCTCCTTCCTCTTCCGGACAGTGATCTAG